CTCATTTGGGGATTCCATTGGAACATCAGCAACTCATCGGTTTTGAAGAGATGAATAGTGTATTAGGCAAATCCGATATCCAAATACTTGATGTGCGCAATGCCAGTGAGTTTTCAGAGGGCCATTTACCGCATGCGACTCATATCTTTGTTGGTACAATTGCAGACAATCTTAACCAAATTGACCGAAATAAACAGCTATACCTGCATTGTCAGTCCGGAGACCGAGCAACCATAGCGGCATCCATATTGGCAAAAAATGGTATTAAGGACGTCAAAATTTATAGTCCTTCCATCAATGAATGGAAATTAAAGGGTGGAACATTGGTACAGTAACCTATATAAAAAGATCCCAGAATATTTATCCTGGGATCTTTTTTTAAAGAACCAAACGATAGAATTTGAGCTGCCATTGCATACAATAAAGAGCAATTCAACTCGTCAGTATGCGTTTATAGACTATTTCTATTGATCCGCAGAAATTCGATAACCTCGTCCTTCTTCTCTTCCAACTTGCCTTTCTTTTCAGTAAATTGGTGATTATAGATGGTCAGGTACTGATGGTCGTCCGTTTCAGATTCATATAATTCGGCCGTGGCAAAAGAGAAATGCTCTTCTTCATCTGAAAGATGATCATACACATAGGCAAAATCATGATTCCCCAAGGAGCTTACGACGGCATCTTTATCCGCCACGAATTTCAACCTTCCGGGCAATGTCCGCTTATTCATCCATACTTCGTCTTTTTCAGAAAAAGGGTAAATAGTAATACCCCGGAATGCCATAATAATTGGGGTAATCAGAATAATACCCATTTCAATGGCCCACACGGCCCACAACATACCACCCGAAACCGGGCTCTTTTTCAAGGTAAAGGTACCGACTTAGTTTAAACCTTGCATCGCTTCCCAAATAAATGAAGGGTGTAAGAAAAAGGCTTTGAACCCTTCCAGATTGAAAGATGATTTTATCCAGGTATCTCCGCCCATGGTTCCCTCCGCATTGTACATCAGCGAAACGAAAAGAGCCCATTGCGCATAAAAGGCTAAAAGCGCGACTAGCAAAGTAATCAATAGTGCAATGCCCTTATTTCTTAATTTCCATTTTTTGAAACAGAAATTCAGCACATAGAATATCCCAGCACCAAATCCCAATGTAATAAATACATTAAAATAAATAATAGGGATAAACCACTGCAAAGCGATGTAAACAATTGCCAATACAACGGCACTAATTGTGCCTAGCACAAGAGATCCGATAAATGCCAAAGCAGGAGCCTTTCCCGAGGGCTTATAATATAGATTTTCCATAAAAACAGTAAAATTGATTTTTAACTTAACAGTTAAATTCCCTAACCAAAACCACGCCAATTCCCAAAGAACAGTCAACTTTCGTCAAGAATTGATGACATTAACTTCGTTACATTCGTTTAAGTACCATTTATTGAGACAATTTTGTAAGTTTGGGGCATGAAAATCAAAATAATATCCTTTTTTACACTTGCATGTGTATTGAATATTTGGGGGGCAGTAGCGAAGGCCCAAAGAAAAGGATTCTGGCAACAGAAAGTTGACTATACCATGGATGTCAACGTAGATGAAAAAGCATATCAGTACGATGGAAAAATGACCTTGAAGTACAGCAATAATTCAGGGCAGTCACTAAACAAAGTATATTTTCATTTATATTTCAATGCTTTTCAACCAGGATCGATGATGGATTACCGCTTAAAAAACATCAGTGATCCAGACAAGCGCATGGTGACCAACCTTGGTACAAAAGAAAAACCGGTATATCAAAGCCGCATCGGAGAGCTTAAGACCAATCAAATTGGTTATCAAAAAATCAAAAGCTTAACAATGAATGGGGCTAACGCATCATTTAAAATTGACGGAACGATCTTGGAAGTCGCTTTACCAACTCCTATCCAAGATGGCGAAACAGCACGTTTTGATATGGAGTGGACCGCACAAGTTCCGGAACAAATCAGAAGAACTGGCCGGAATTCTGCCGAAGGTGTAGCATTATCTATGGCGCAATGGTATCCGAAGATGGCCCAATTCGATGAATTCGGCTGGCATTTGGATGAATATACAGGTCGTGAATTTATTGCTCCTTTTGGCAATTTTGACGTCACCATACACCTCAATAAAAATTATGTTGTTGGTGCCTCAGGTGTTCTTCAAAACCCATCAGAGGTCAAAGGTTATCAACAGAAAGCGAAAGTAAAAGCCATCGACAATAAAGCGACCTGGCATTATAAAGCCCAAAATATCCACGATTTTGTCTGGGCTGCAGACCCCAAATTTGTTGTGGATTCCGCTTCAAGTAAAAATGGTATAAAAGTATATACCGTATTCTTGCCAACAGACAAAGAAGTTATTTCAAATTGGAAAACGGCAATAGGCCTTTCTACCGAATTCTTTGACTTCTGTAGTGCGAAGTTTGGTAAATATCCATGGCCAACTTATACCATCATTCAGGGTGGCGATGGTGGTATGGAGTATGGCACAGCTACTCTGATCACAGGCGGCCGCAATCTAAAAAGTCTTGTTGGTGTCATATTCCATGAATCGGCACACTCCTGGTACCAACAATTGTTTGGGATCAATGAAACCGTAGATGAATGGTTTGATGAAGGCTTCACCTCCTATGTCGAAGAGTTGGCCATGCAACATATCTTTGAAAAAAGAGGCGCCATTGCATCCAACCCACAAATTGCGGCTTACCGGGGTTATTATAAATTGGCCCTTTCTGGTAAAGAAGAACCGATGAGCTTACTGGCAGATTATTATAACACGAACTATGGCTATAGCAACGAAGCATACAACAAAGGCGCCGTGCTTGCAGAACAGTTGGGGTATATTATTGGTCAGGAAAATTTAGAAAAAACCTTCTTGAAATTTTATGACATCTGGAAATTTAAACATCCGACACCAAATGATTTCAAACGCGTTGCTGAAGAAGTTTCCGGTATAAACTTAAAATGGTATTTCAATCTGTTTATCAATACAACACGTCAAATCGATTACGCTATTGAAAAAGTAACAGACACCGACATTTTATTGGCTAATAAGTCAAATTTTGCCATGCCACTGGATGTGCTGGTAGAATACACAGATGGAAGCAAAGAGTTATTTTATATCCCTTTGCGTGAAATGCGCGGCGAAAAACCGGAAGAGCATTTTGACATATACAAAGGTGTTAAAAGAACCGTGCTTGAGGATTGGTTCTGGACCAAACCCGACTATACTATCCATGTGTCGAAAACACCAAAAACGGTAACAATTGATCCTTCACTACGCTTAGCGGATGTAGAATCGGCAAACAACAGTTTTAGCAAATAACTCGTAGATTCCCATTATCTGAACAGATATGGACATAAAGAAGCTTCCAAACCATTTCACATTTACCTGGTTTGGAAGCTTTTTTGCTAATCACCTCACCTGAATCAAGTACTCTTCAGGGGAATAACCATATTCCATGTACGTTCAAATTGATAGGGCGCCGAACCATCTCCCGTAGCAGCAAACAAATGCGTAGGCTTCCCATCTTCAAATAGCAAAAACGGTCGTTCAAAATTAGCCTGATGACTCGTTGTGCCGTCATCCCATTGAATTGTTTTAGAATAAGCTTTTACAGACTTCGAAAGACGCCAATCTATACCATCTTTAGAATAAGCATGTATCCCATCCCCCTCTTCACCGCAGATCTTTCCGTAACGGTCCTTCATAATAAGTTCAAACTGCTGACCATTATGCCACACAAATGGATCCTCAACATCGTTTTCATGGTTTTGGTCCGTATGGAATGAAAAAATGGGCTTGTCCGATAAACGGCGATAAGGTCCCCGGAAAGAATCTGCTTGTGCAGCTCCCAATAGAAGTGGCGGATTATAATTTAAGGGGGAAGATTTATACACTAAATAAACCTTTCCGTTCGGTAAGACAACTGGCGAAGGGTTTGATGTAATGGAGGCATCCCATTCTCCTTTCCGCGGATTCAGAATCGGTTGATCAACTCGTTTCCATGGCCCTGCAATTGACCTGGAATAGGCCATCCCAATACGTTTATGCATCCAGGCTTTCTGGCCTAGGCCCGACTCCCATACATTTTCTGTAAAAGCAGGATTTGGTTCATCATAATTATTGCCAAAGTAATAAAGTACATAATAGTCACCGCTTTTTACAATGCGAGGATTGTGTGTTGTACAACCATCAAAATATTGCTTCCCCCGAGCGGGCAGTACAACTTCAACAAATTCGTATGGCCCTTCAGGGGTATCTGAAATAGCCCTGACGACTTCTGAGTTTGTCACCCAATTACCAAAACCATATTGTTTGCTCCAACGCGAAGCAAACATATGATATCGTCCATCCTCTCCTTTTATAACCGAAGGATCCCAAATCCAATAATCTTTCAACGCAAATCCGCCGCCTTTTGGTGCCGGTAACAACCGATCAATAAAAGAGTCCTGATTATTAAAAGAGTCTTTAGGAATAGCCCCAAATGCATATCCATGGTTTGAAAACAGGAAGAGGCCGGAAACACCGGCAACGTTTTTTAGAAAGTCTCGACGGGAGGTTTTCATACATTTTACTTTTATTAGAAGAAAATAATTCGTTTTCTAATCTATTTGATCGGCTCCCATGAAATAATTTACATGAGGCTGATACCCACAAATTTTTAAAAAGAAACTCTTGAATTCACTTTCCTTCATCAGACATGAGGTGTTATATTGGTACTTCTACAAAAATATCGACAACAAGATAACGAATAACCAGCTCGTTGTCAACCTTCTTGTGGATGATTCTTCCATCCTATTGCACTTTCTTTTTAAATCCTATAATGAACTGTGGAAAAGTCCAACAGCTATCTTACCCGGAATTTATTCGGCTAGTGGCTACCGGAAATAGTTAAACCTATAAATTCCTCATGCATCTAGGCATAAGTCTAGAAAAGATTTCAGGTATGCATACTCGAAAGAAGAAAAAATAAAGGGCGGTTTGGTCAGGTCTTGGTATATTTGTCCCCATGATTTATGTCCATATTCCCTTCTGTAAACAGGCTTGTCATTATTGTGACTTCCATTTTAGCACTTCACTACAATACAAAAGTGAGATGATCAATGTCATACGACGGGAAATTGAGCTCAGGGCAGCCTATCTGGAAGACAAAAAGGTCGAATCGATCTATTTTGGCGGCGGTACCCCTTCCTTACTGGAAGCGGATGAGATCGCCCAGATCATCGATACGATAGGGAAGCATTTTGACATCGCAAATCATGCTGAAATTACACTGGAAGCTAATCCCGACGATTTAAATGCCGCCAAAGTAAACAGTCTACGGAATACAGCAATCAATCGATTCAGCATAGGCATACAGTCTTTCTTTGAAGAGGATCTCAAATGGATGAACAGAGCACATAATCAACAGGAAGCACTGGCTTCAATTATGCGGGTGCAAGATGCGGGCTTTGAAAATATTACCTGTGATCTTATTTATGGCTATCCGTTACTGACTGACGAGAAATGGCTCCACAATATGCAACAGCTGATTGACTTTGAAATTCCCCATATTTCTTCGTATTCCATGACTGTAGAAAATAAGACAGCATTGGATCACTTCATTAAAAAAGGCTTAAGTCCAGCAATTGATTCGGATCAGGCCGCAGATCAGATGAGTCTCCTTATCCATACATTGAAAGCTGCGGGATATGAACAATATGAAATTTCCAATTTTGCAAAAAATGGCCTTTATGCGCGTCACAATACAAATTATTGGAAAGGTAAACATTATCTTGGTATAGGCCCTTCGGCACATTCGTTCAATGGAATTTCCAGAGCTTGGAATATTTCCAACAACGCGAAATATATGACCTCAATCAATTCAAACCAACTTCCCCTAGAAATTGAGGAGCTTTCTACGCTGGACCAGATCAACGAAAGTATCATGACTTCGCTGAGAACCATGTGGGGACTGGATTTGATTGCGCTGGAAAGCAAATTCGGGCAATCTATCAAAAACCGCGTATTGAAGGATGCAGAGCCATTTCTGGAAGAGGGCAATCTTGTTTTGGAAGAAAGTAAATTACGTTTAACGGATGCAGGTAAATTAATGGCCGATCATATCATGTCCGACCTATTTGTTATAGAAGATTAATAAATAAAATAGATAAAAATTACAAAAACAATAATAACAACCGTGTTTACGTTTTAAATATTATGAAAATAAAAATATAGGTTAATTTTTTTGGCTCTTTGTGCTATGTTTGCAACATAATCTATTATAACATTATTATGTCACACAAGCCATCTTTTGACTTAGAGATCAAAAGTTACAGAGAGCAACAAAACGCTGCCGTAAGCTTAATTCAAATTGTCAGTAACCTGTGGTATAACCGCGCTATTGAACTTGTATTTTTTCGAAATCAATTCATTGATGTAAAATCGAGTTCAATTCTTAACCTGGTCAAGGAAAGCGTCCTCCTTACCGAAGAGCCATTCGATATTTTTGACACCCTTCAGGTGGCACAGGAATTGGAAAAGCTCACCCTATCTCCTGCACGTATCGATATCGGAAAACTTACCTTACAGGTCAAGAAACAGGCAATTGACAACAACGACCTGCCGAGTTTTATAACAAATGAATTAAAGGACATCAATCAACAAGCGGAATTAAAACCACGCGATGTTGTTCTTTATGGATTTGGCCGTATCGGCCGTTTACTCGCCCGAGAGCTTATGCATAAAGCCGGTGCCGGACAGCAGCTTCGCCTTCGTGCCATTGTAACACGGGACGCCAATGACAGCAAGTCCATATTGAAAAGAGCGACACTATTAAAAACAGATTCCATACACGGTGCATTCGAAGGCGACATACAGGCCGACATTCCTAATCAGGCACTTATTATCAATGGTATCACTGTCCACCTTATCTCTGCCAAACAGCCAGAGGATATCGATTATACCGAGTATGGAATACAGCATGCTTTGGTCGTCGACAATACGGGCGCTTTTCGAGATGAGCAAGAACTAAGTCGTCACCTGCAATCCAAGGGTGTCGCCCAAGTTTTATTAACAGCACCGGGGAAAGGTGTACCAAATATCGTATATGCAGTCAATGAAAATAATATTGACTTGCAAAAGCATGCGATCTTTTCCGCTGCTTCCTGTACGACGAATGCAATATCCCCTATTTTGGCGGTGCTTGAAAATAAAATAGGCATTGAAAAAGGACATATCGAAACCATACATTCCTATACCAACGACCAGAATCTTGTCGACAATATGCACAAAAAGTCCAGACGGGGTCGTGCTGCGGCGCTCAATATGGTGATCACAGAAACTGGAGCGGGCGCTGCTGTTTCAAAAGTATTGCCATCGCTAAAGGGCAAACTGACCTCCAATGCCATTCGCATTCCCGTGCCAAACGGATCATTGGCAATTTTAAATCTCGAAATTAAAGCCAAAACTACGGTCGACGAAATCAATGCACTTTTAAAAGAGGCATCTCTGCAGGGTGACCTGGTCGAACAGATTAAATTTTCTAAAGATCATGAACTCGTTTCTTCGGATATTATTGGTTCCACTGCCACCGCAATCGTGGATGCTCCAGCGACGATCGTTTCGGGAGATGGCAGGAATGTTATTTTATATGTCTGGTACGACAATGAATACGGATATTCCCATCAGGTGATGCGCTTATCGCGTCACATTACCGGTGTAAGAAGATATACCTATTATTAGGAGGCAGTCAAGCATCAAGAATAAGAAACCACGCGTAACCTGCAGAATATAGGCGGCGGCAGTACAGCTACCGCTTATATTTTCACGGAATTGCTTTTGAGGTATTTCATTATAATTGCTGTTGCTCCGGCCTTCTGCAGCACATACGCACGGGCCAGTTTTCCCGCCTCTTGACGGACAGCCTGATCTTGTAGAACAGCAAAGACTTTCTTTAGTTCTTTAGCACTACCAATGGCGAAACCGGATCCATTTTGCACGAGCTCTTTCGCCTCCTGAAACTTCTTGAAATTTGGACCAAATAGCACCGGTATGCCATACGTTGCAGCCTCGAGTGTGTTATGTATCCCTACGCCAAAACCACCACCAATATAAGCCAGTTGGCCATAGCCATACAAAGACGAAAGCATACCAATGTTATCGATAACCAGCACCTTTGAATCGGCAACTAATGCGGCATCGTAGCTAGCCATCTCCGAAAAGCGGAGCGCCTTCGGCCAAAGGTTAAAAATGCTCGCCAAATGTGATTCATTGATTTCATGTGGCGCCAAGATCAGCTTATAGTCTGAATAACCCTGAAGCAATTCCTGTAGAGCCTGTTCATCTTCCGGCCAGGTGCTTCCTGCGACAAGCGTCGGACTTTCACCAACAAATTGGCTGATCTCGGAAATCATTTTTCTATTTTTAGGAATGTCTACCACGCGGTCAAAACGTGTATCTCCGGCTAACCCAGCATTCCGTATCCCAAATTCTTTCAAAAGACGTACACTTTCTTCATTTTGCACAAAGAAGTAAGTCACATAACTTAAAATTTTCAGAAAAAAAGTACCATAGGCCTGAAAGAAAATCTGATCGGGTCTAAATATTGCTGAGATCAAAAACAAGGGAATGCCCCGTCTATGCAGGCCTTCAAAAAAATAATACCAATATTCATATTTCGTAAACACAGCAAAACTTGGATTGATCAAGTCGAGAAAAAGCCGTGCGTGCTGAGCAGTATCGTAGGGGAGATAAAAAACATAATCGGCCAAAGCAGTGTTTTTTCTGATTTCATAGCCAGAGGGAGAATAAAATGTTACAATTATTTTATGATCCAAATAATTATTTTTCACTGCTTCCAGGACAGGTCTTCCTTGCTCAAATTCCCCCAATGAAGCAAAGTGAAACCAAATATGTTTTTGGGAAGAATCAACCGTTTGTTTCATCCTCGAATACCAGTCTTTTCGTCCCGCTACCATGAGCTTGGCTTTGGCATGAAAAGGAGCCAAAATACGCAGTAAGAGTCCGTAAAGAAAGATTCCAATTGAATAAAGCAAACGCATGTTTTTAAAATAATGTTTATCTTAGTCAAAGATATTAAACCCATTTCATTAAACGGAACCATTGAGTGGAAAATAAACATCGCAAACGGATTTTGATAACAGGAGCAGCTGGCTTCCTCGGTTCTCACCTTTGCGATCGCTTTATTGCCGAAGATTACGATGTCATTGGAATGGACAACCTAATTACCGGAGATCTACAGAATATAGCCCATTTATTTAAGTTGGAAAATTTTGACTTCTATCATCACGATGTCTCAAAATTTGTCCACGTTCCCGGGCATTTGGATTATATCCTGCATTTCGCTTCGCCAGCCAGTCCCGTTGATTACCTTAAAATTCCGATACAAACATTGAAGGTAGGATCTTTGGGCACACATAATCTCTTGGGCCTAGCGCGTGCTAAACAAGCACGCATTTTGGTAGCCTCCACCTCTGAGGTTTATGGCGACCCACTCGTTTCACCACAATCCGAGGACTACTGGGGCAATGTAAATCCCGTGGGACCTCGCGGTGTATACGATGAAGCGAAGCGCTTCCAAGAGGCGATAACGATGGCCTATCACAATGCACATGGTCTGGAGACCCGTATTGTCAGGATATTTAACACCTTTGGTTCCAGAATGCGTCTCAATGACGGCCGAGCTATTCCCACCTTTATCGCACAAGCGATACGAGGCGAAGATATCACGATTTTTGGGGATGGTTCACAAACACGATCATTCTGTTATATTGACGACCAGGTCGAAGGCATCTTTCGCTTGTTGCATTCGGCATGTGCAACACCTATAAATATTGGTAATCCAGACGAAATCAGCTTGCTACAATTGGCCCATGAAATTGTCGAATTGACAGACAGCTCGAGTAAAATCGTCTACGAACCATTGCCGGTTGATGATCCCAAACAACGGAAACCCGATATTGGCTTGGCCAAATCAAAATTAGCCTGGGAACCTCAAATAGACCGAAAAACAGGATTGAAAAAAACCATAGAATTTTACAAAAAGATCCCTTTGGATACCTTATCACATAAAGACTTTACTTACTATAATCAACAATAATGAACAAAAAAATACTAGTCACAGGAGGAACAGGTTATATCGGTTCGCACACAGTAGTCGAACTACATCAAGCAGGATATGTACCTGTCATCGTGGATGATCTGTCCAATTCAAACATCAAAATTTTGGATCAGATTGAGAAGATCATCGGCGTTAGACCTGAATTTCACCAATTTGACCTTTGTGACACAGAACGCGTGAACGAATTTGTAAAAAACAATACCGATATCTCAGGAATTATCCATTTTGCGGCCTCTAAAGCTGTAGGTGAATCTGTACAGAAGCCTTTGAAATATTACCACAACAATTTCTTCTCGTTAATTAACTTATTAGAGGCATATCAAAATAAGCCTATTAATTTTGTCTTTTCTTCAAGCTGTACCGTATATGGTGAACCAGACTACTTACCTGTAGACGAGAGTGCTCCCGTAAAAAAGGCAACCTCTCCTTATGGAAATACAAAACAAATTGCTGAAGAAATTCTACAGGAAACTGCTGCTGCATATGACAACTACAATATTATTGCGCTCCGTTATTTCAACCCTGTAGGTGCACATGAGTCGGCATTGATCGGTGAATTACCAAACGGTGTTCCTCAGAACCTGCTTCCTTTTATCACACAAACAGCCATTGGAAAAAGAGAAAAATTAACGGTATTTGGCTCTGATTACGACACACCGGACGGATCTTGTATCCGCGACTATATTCACGTTGTTGATTTAGCAAAAGCTCACGTTGCAGCAATTAGATTATTGGAAAAAGGCAACCCGAACGGAAAATACGATGTCTTTAATGTGGGAACAGGAAATGGATATTCTGTCCTTGAAGCGATCAAGGCTTTTGAGAAAGCTTCAGGACAAAAACTAAATTACGAATTTGGTCCACGTCGTGACGGAGATATCATCAAGGTTTACGGGGACGTCACTAAATCGGCCAATCAGTTGCATTGGAAAGCAGCACTTGGTATTGATGAAATGATGGCTTCTGCCTGGGCATGGGAAAAAAATCTGAAGGAAAATCCATTGGATTAAACAGTAGCCTCTGCGACTACAGCAAAGCATTATACTCAGCTTAACTTTATATGACCGTCTTAAAACTGAGGCGGTCATCTTTTTAGCTGTACGAATCCTTCCACATCCTTTCTTTCCAATAATTCCCATCAGATCACTTCCCACTTATCGTTTAAGCTGAAAAGCCGTTAGAATCGAAGCTGGATTAAAATCCTTTTCGTTGGATATATTTAGTTAGAACTAGCCGCCCAAAGGGTCGCTCTGCCATAAGAAGGTCGACATTAAACAAACTCCTTGTCGGAAATATATTCCATAAGCATCCCGGCCTGATCTCCAAGCTTCTTTTTCAAGCGCTGCATAGATTTTTTTATCGCGTCTGGAGTAACACCCAATACGTTGGCTACTTCCTTATTATTTAACCCCAGTTTCATAAGCACAATAACCCTCAGGTTAGATTCCGTTATATCGGGAAATCTAGATTGTATATCCTGGAGTAAATTGGGAAATTCTTTTACAATCAACAATTTAAATTCCTGCCATTTCTCTTCAGTGATGAGATGTGACTGCAACAATGTTTTTAGCTCCTCGCGATCTTTTTCAACAACATTCCCTTTTTCTTCAAGCATCGCAGAAAGTACATTTATCTGTTCATTATTCCGCTTAAGATAAGCGACGTATTCCTCAACTTGGCTTTTAGAACTCACCAGTTCCCTGTCTAATTCTGCTTTTGTATACTTTAAATTAAGAAGCTGATATTCATAGTCACGTATCCGTTTTCTAGCACGGGATCGAACAGCATTATAAATAAAAAAGAATAACACCAATACCAATAAACTTAATATTAGCCATAATCGCCTCTCAGCTTGCTTTTTCTTAATAACAGCTTGTGCCAGCGATAATTTATCGGCATACTTTTGCTTGTCGGCCATAAACTTCAACTGGGACAATACCGGATCACCATCTAAAAA
The DNA window shown above is from Sphingobacterium thalpophilum and carries:
- a CDS encoding M1 family metallopeptidase, with product MKIKIISFFTLACVLNIWGAVAKAQRKGFWQQKVDYTMDVNVDEKAYQYDGKMTLKYSNNSGQSLNKVYFHLYFNAFQPGSMMDYRLKNISDPDKRMVTNLGTKEKPVYQSRIGELKTNQIGYQKIKSLTMNGANASFKIDGTILEVALPTPIQDGETARFDMEWTAQVPEQIRRTGRNSAEGVALSMAQWYPKMAQFDEFGWHLDEYTGREFIAPFGNFDVTIHLNKNYVVGASGVLQNPSEVKGYQQKAKVKAIDNKATWHYKAQNIHDFVWAADPKFVVDSASSKNGIKVYTVFLPTDKEVISNWKTAIGLSTEFFDFCSAKFGKYPWPTYTIIQGGDGGMEYGTATLITGGRNLKSLVGVIFHESAHSWYQQLFGINETVDEWFDEGFTSYVEELAMQHIFEKRGAIASNPQIAAYRGYYKLALSGKEEPMSLLADYYNTNYGYSNEAYNKGAVLAEQLGYIIGQENLEKTFLKFYDIWKFKHPTPNDFKRVAEEVSGINLKWYFNLFINTTRQIDYAIEKVTDTDILLANKSNFAMPLDVLVEYTDGSKELFYIPLREMRGEKPEEHFDIYKGVKRTVLEDWFWTKPDYTIHVSKTPKTVTIDPSLRLADVESANNSFSK
- a CDS encoding glycoside hydrolase family protein, producing the protein MKTSRRDFLKNVAGVSGLFLFSNHGYAFGAIPKDSFNNQDSFIDRLLPAPKGGGFALKDYWIWDPSVIKGEDGRYHMFASRWSKQYGFGNWVTNSEVVRAISDTPEGPYEFVEVVLPARGKQYFDGCTTHNPRIVKSGDYYVLYYFGNNYDEPNPAFTENVWESGLGQKAWMHKRIGMAYSRSIAGPWKRVDQPILNPRKGEWDASITSNPSPVVLPNGKVYLVYKSSPLNYNPPLLLGAAQADSFRGPYRRLSDKPIFSFHTDQNHENDVEDPFVWHNGQQFELIMKDRYGKICGEEGDGIHAYSKDGIDWRLSKSVKAYSKTIQWDDGTTSHQANFERPFLLFEDGKPTHLFAATGDGSAPYQFERTWNMVIPLKST
- the hemW gene encoding radical SAM family heme chaperone HemW, with amino-acid sequence MIYVHIPFCKQACHYCDFHFSTSLQYKSEMINVIRREIELRAAYLEDKKVESIYFGGGTPSLLEADEIAQIIDTIGKHFDIANHAEITLEANPDDLNAAKVNSLRNTAINRFSIGIQSFFEEDLKWMNRAHNQQEALASIMRVQDAGFENITCDLIYGYPLLTDEKWLHNMQQLIDFEIPHISSYSMTVENKTALDHFIKKGLSPAIDSDQAADQMSLLIHTLKAAGYEQYEISNFAKNGLYARHNTNYWKGKHYLGIGPSAHSFNGISRAWNISNNAKYMTSINSNQLPLEIEELSTLDQINESIMTSLRTMWGLDLIALESKFGQSIKNRVLKDAEPFLEEGNLVLEESKLRLTDAGKLMADHIMSDLFVIED
- a CDS encoding glyceraldehyde-3-phosphate dehydrogenase, with the protein product MSHKPSFDLEIKSYREQQNAAVSLIQIVSNLWYNRAIELVFFRNQFIDVKSSSILNLVKESVLLTEEPFDIFDTLQVAQELEKLTLSPARIDIGKLTLQVKKQAIDNNDLPSFITNELKDINQQAELKPRDVVLYGFGRIGRLLARELMHKAGAGQQLRLRAIVTRDANDSKSILKRATLLKTDSIHGAFEGDIQADIPNQALIINGITVHLISAKQPEDIDYTEYGIQHALVVDNTGAFRDEQELSRHLQSKGVAQVLLTAPGKGVPNIVYAVNENNIDLQKHAIFSAASCTTNAISPILAVLENKIGIEKGHIETIHSYTNDQNLVDNMHKKSRRGRAAALNMVITETGAGAAVSKVLPSLKGKLTSNAIRIPVPNGSLAILNLEIKAKTTVDEINALLKEASLQGDLVEQIKFSKDHELVSSDIIGSTATAIVDAPATIVSGDGRNVILYVWYDNEYGYSHQVMRLSRHITGVRRYTYY
- a CDS encoding glycosyltransferase N-terminal domain-containing protein; the encoded protein is MRLLYSIGIFLYGLLLRILAPFHAKAKLMVAGRKDWYSRMKQTVDSSQKHIWFHFASLGEFEQGRPVLEAVKNNYLDHKIIVTFYSPSGYEIRKNTALADYVFYLPYDTAQHARLFLDLINPSFAVFTKYEYWYYFFEGLHRRGIPLFLISAIFRPDQIFFQAYGTFFLKILSYVTYFFVQNEESVRLLKEFGIRNAGLAGDTRFDRVVDIPKNRKMISEISQFVGESPTLVAGSTWPEDEQALQELLQGYSDYKLILAPHEINESHLASIFNLWPKALRFSEMASYDAALVADSKVLVIDNIGMLSSLYGYGQLAYIGGGFGVGIHNTLEAATYGIPVLFGPNFKKFQEAKELVQNGSGFAIGSAKELKKVFAVLQDQAVRQEAGKLARAYVLQKAGATAIIMKYLKSNSVKI
- a CDS encoding UDP-glucuronic acid decarboxylase family protein, translating into MENKHRKRILITGAAGFLGSHLCDRFIAEDYDVIGMDNLITGDLQNIAHLFKLENFDFYHHDVSKFVHVPGHLDYILHFASPASPVDYLKIPIQTLKVGSLGTHNLLGLARAKQARILVASTSEVYGDPLVSPQSEDYWGNVNPVGPRGVYDEAKRFQEAITMAYHNAHGLETRIVRIFNTFGSRMRLNDGRAIPTFIAQAIRGEDITIFGDGSQTRSFCYIDDQVEGIFRLLHSACATPINIGNPDEISLLQLAHEIVELTDSSSKIVYEPLPVDDPKQRKPDIGLAKSKLAWEPQIDRKTGLKKTIEFYKKIPLDTLSHKDFTYYNQQ
- the galE gene encoding UDP-glucose 4-epimerase GalE, with product MNKKILVTGGTGYIGSHTVVELHQAGYVPVIVDDLSNSNIKILDQIEKIIGVRPEFHQFDLCDTERVNEFVKNNTDISGIIHFAASKAVGESVQKPLKYYHNNFFSLINLLEAYQNKPINFVFSSSCTVYGEPDYLPVDESAPVKKATSPYGNTKQIAEEILQETAAAYDNYNIIALRYFNPVGAHESALIGELPNGVPQNLLPFITQTAIGKREKLTVFGSDYDTPDGSCIRDYIHVVDLAKAHVAAIRLLEKGNPNGKYDVFNVGTGNGYSVLEAIKAFEKASGQKLNYEFGPRRDGDIIKVYGDVTKSANQLHWKAALGIDEMMASAWAWEKNLKENPLD